The sequence AACTCCAACTGCATCATCAAATTTTTGGGCCTGTTCAACTGCATCGTTTCCTGTAAGTGCATCACCAACGAATATGATCATGTCAGGTTTTATAACCCGTTTTATCTTCTTCATTTCATCCATAAGGTTGGTGTTGGTCTGCATACGCCCAGCTGTGTCAACGAGGACCAGTTCCTTTCCCTTTGCACGTGCATGTGCAACTGCATCAAAGGCAACTGCAGCTGGATCTGCACCCTTCTGGTGCTTTATGATTTTAACCCCAATTTTATCGGCGTGGTGGGTTATCTGTTCAATTGCACCTGCTCTGAATGTATCTGCAGCTGCTATAACTGGAGTGTAACCCTTTTCAATGAAGTGGGTTGCAACCTTGGCTATGGTCGTGGTTTTACCGGTTCCATTGATTCCCACAAACATGAGTTTGAGTGGTTCGCCAGTTTCACGACTGTTAAGAAGAAGTTCATTTATATCTGGGGTTTCAACATTTAAAATTTCAGAAATAGCATTTTTAAGAGCTTCCTTTGTGAAATCTGCAACATCACTTCTTCTTCGGATCTTACGACCCACAAGGTCTTCCTTGACAGAGGAAACAATTTTCTCTGCAACTTCAAGGGCCACATCACCTTCAAGAAGGGCCATTTCAAGTTCAAACAATATATCATCTATATCCTTTTCTGAAATGGTTTTGTGACTTACAAAGGAGAGTATGCCTGATTTTTCTTCAGCTTCCTCAATGATTTCGGAGGATGTTGAATCTGCTCCTGAAGTATCAGGCTCAGCTTCAGATGAAACCTGAGATTCCACATCTCCACCAGCTGTTTCATCTTCTTCAGAAGAACTTTTACCCCTTAAAAATCCCATTAAACCTGATTTTTTAGAGGGTTTTTCCTCAGGTTCTGCAGTTTTTTCATCTACAGAAGGTTTTTCTTCTGTTTCTTCTGCAAGAGAACTTTCTTCAGAAGGAATCTCAGAAGTATCCTCAGAAGGTACTGTTTTTGAAGCTTCCTCTTTAGCTTCAATTTTTTCTTCTGTTTCTTCAGGAATTTCATCTGCTAATTTGTCTGAGATCTTTCCTACTGTACCTGAAAGTTTCTTTTTAAGTGATTCAAACAAGTGGTGTTCACATCCCTACTGGTCTTGGCCTTCCACTTTCTGTAGGAGGGCTTCAGCCTCTGGACTCTTCTTCATTATGTAATTGGTGATCTTCTGAAGGTCAGAATTCATCTTCTGCAGGACTCCTTCAAGTTCCTTCTTCTGGTCTTCAAGGGTTTCTTCTGCATCAGCTATTTTCTTTTTAACAGCCACACCAGCTCCAAGGCTTACAACAACTTCATCAGTATTTTTAAGTTCTGTCATGACGAAGGAACCTGCACCTATTGGTACCATTGTTTCAGTGTCATCTTTACCACTTATAGCCTTCAATGTATCCTTTGCTATGGTGATATCAGTAATTGTGGCCTGTAAACCTTCAATTTGCTGTTGTAATAGCTCTGCCTGGCCCTGGTACATGTTGAGCTCATCCACCAATGCCTGAAGCTTTTGTCTATCTTCCATGTGATCACTCACGGGATAAAGCTTTTATCAAAGGATCTATAGCTTCTTCTGCTGTGATTTCGGCTATTTCATCTATGAATATTTTTTTCCTGTTTATCCTGTGTTTGCTTCCAAATTCTGAGTATATCTTTTCACGTATGTCATCTTCACTGATGGATTTTAACTCCCTTGTGAAAGGTTTTAAGTCGTTGCCCATCATGAATTTTCCCTGAATTCTAAATATTTTTGTCTTCATAAGTATCCCTCAAGAAAGCCGAATGCTTCTTCTATTCTTGCAAGTTCTGGACCTGTTGTGTTGATGCCAACAATAACTCCATTGGAATTGGCAGCTGTGCATGCGCCAACGAGTTTTGTTCCGCTGTTTACTGTTCCAACATCTGCAGGAACGTTCAGTACTCTTTCAATTACTTCCATTTCTTCTTGGGTTGTGGAAGGATGTACTAAAGCTCCTTTGTTTGTTGCAGCTGCAACAGATCCTGTGATCTTAAAGTTTGCTATGGTTCCCCTTTGAACTTCAACATCAAGGACATCTGCAATTAACTCAACTGATTTATCAGATAGTAATGGATTTACAATTGCTCCGAAATCGTTTGCAAGGATTATGTTACCAACTGCTGTGAGTTTGTCAGGTATCCTTTCAACTTCAACTCCAGATGCTTTTATTGCTTCTATCTCACTGTCGAATGCGTACTTCGAAACTATGAACCCATTTGAGTTACCGCAGGTTAATGCCCCTGGAAGGTTACTCCCGCTCACTGGAGTTTTGATAACTGGAACATCCAGGCACTCCTTTATGAGGTCAACCATTCCTTCTTGGATGTTCTGTGGGGCTATTGCAACTTTCTCTGTTACTGATAATGCAACACCGAGGTTTGGGCTTCCGCCCATGTTGATTCTTCTTATCATAAGTCCACACCTATTCAGCTAGGGTGACTGATACAGAACCATCCTCTTCTTTTGTTGCTTTGACCTTTATTCGTGAAGGTATTTTCTGGATCCCCCTTTCCCAAACTTTTTCGTTGACAGAGGCATCTAGTTTTATGTCATCAGATTTCATGTGTTTTTCTAAGAACGTTTTGATGTATCTTACTGCCCTTGGAGACCTTATGGTCCTTGGTACTTTTTTCACATCCCTTAATGGGATAACGTAGACTCTTTCCATTGGTTAATCCTCCTATGCTTTAACCTTACTTCTTCTCCATTGTCTCATTTTTGGATGAGCCCTTACTTTTCTTGATGTTTTAAGCATGACCCATAGAGGCACTCTTCTGTTCTGTTTGCCTGCTTTTGCTAGCCTTAATTTTTTAGCTAATGGTTTGTTTCTACTCATTTTCTCTCCATCCTATTACTCTTGATTGCACATGCTCCGGGAATATGTTGAATGCTGCTTCTTCTCCTTCACGTTCCCCTATCATATGCCTTATTTCAATCTCATAATCAGAATTATTCTTCATGCTTGTTAACTCTTTTTTAACTGTGAAAAGTCTTTTTGAAAGGTCTTCTATGGTTCTATGGCCAAAGCCTGCAAGTGTCATGTACTGAACATGATTTCTATCTTCAAAGCTCTGTATCTGGTTGAGCCTCAGTTTTGGAACCCTATCGTCACGTCTCGTTCCATCTGCAATAAGATCGTAATTCAACGAGGCCACTTCAAGTGCATGAAGGTGTACATGGTTTATACCGTTATTGGGAAAACCATCCTGAATTATGGTATCAACAGCAGATTCCAGCACTTTTTTATCTGCTTCAAGAACCCTGTGTTTGAATCCTAAGTTTGAAGCTGATTCTGCTGCAGCTTTCCATGAGGGAAAGGTTCCGAAATTAACTGTTACAAGTTCAACCTCATATCCAAGCCTTTGAAGTATCACAGCCATGAGGGAACTGTCTTTTCCCCCGCTGTAGAGTACGCATGCGTTCATTTTCTTGTGATCTTGATCTCTCTTTTTTGACCAGCGAGTTTTGTAAGAAGTACCTTGAGCTCATCATCACTTATCTGGGATTTTATACGTCCCATCTGTGCAAGTTGGATGAGCTGAAGCTCTATCTGGTCAACGAACTCTGGTTTTGTGAGGCGTATATTTGCAAGTCTGCTTCTGGCTTCTGGAGTCAGTATCTGCATCATTGCCTGTCTTTTCTGAGCTTCTAACTCCTGCCTCATACGTTCCTGGGATTCAGCTTGAGCAGCCTGCTGTGAAGCTTGCTGTGAGGCCTGCTGCTGGAGCTGTTGCATCCTTTTACGTCGCAGTTCCTCTATATCGCTCATTTAAAACCCTCATTTAGTATTTTGAAAGTTCTGGAATGTCTTTTATGATTTGGTTGGATGTTTTGTCAAGGAAGGATTTGCCTGCAGGAGTTATGATTCTTCCTTCATCACCTGCTTTTGCAACGAAACCTGCATCTTCAAGCTGGTGTAAGGCTCCTCTTATTATGGCACCGCTTCCCTTCTTGAATTTTTCAGGATTGGTTCCCCTGTCTTTTTTACCACCGTAGTATGTTTTTAGGCTGTTTATTCCAACAGGACCATCCATGTAAACTTTTCTGAGTATGGACGCGCATCTAACATACCACCAATCAGGATTTTCTGGTCTCCTCTCTTTGTGGACGCCCGTTTTAACAAAGCTTGTCCATTCTGGTGGGTTTACTTTTTTGTTTTCGCTTAACTCCTTTGCAACTTCGCTGATGAGCGAGTCTGCTGGTACATCGTAAATTGTGGTCATATTTATCCTCCTAATTACCTCTTTTTTTTGAATAATACAGCAACGTTACCTCTAAAATCAATAAGTGTAGACTTTGATTTTTCAGTGATCTCTTTAATAAAGTTTTGTTTCTCTGTGGATATACCTTTTGAAAATCTAATCTTTATAACTTCATGAGCTTTAAGCTGTCTTTTTATTTCTTCTATAACGCTTTCATTTACTCCAGATTTTCCAATGTTTATGGTGATAGTTGAAAGTGATCTATTCATCAGTTCCTTCTTGGGAGGTATGTTCAATTTTCATTCTCCTTCTATATTTTTGTTCATTTACATAGGGTATTATAATTGTATTCCCACATTCAAGGCATCTGATGGTAACACATGAATTTGAAAGCCTTACTCTACAGTTTTCACCGGGTTTAAGAAAGCTCTTACATTCTTTGCAGAACCTTCGCTTCCAGAGTGCAGGCATCTTTATGTTGTACTTTTTTGCAATGTTTCTGGCCATCTGCACGTATCGGTTGGATCTTTCAGGGTGCTGGGCGAATTCTTCATCAGCCATCTCAAACAGGATGTTTATTCTCTCTTCTGCTATTTTTAACATCCATTTTGGTCTTCTTCCCCGTCTCAAAGTTTAGCCTCAACCTACAAGATATCAGATAATATAGAAATACAGGTCTTAAGTTATCAGCTTGAATTTGGAATTACATCTAAAAGGGATTCATCCATAATTCAGGTAATGTACTTAAGAATAATATTATAGTCTATTGATTTTTCCATTTAAAAACCTTTGTGTCAAACCAGTTAAGATGGAAAAACCAAGGAAATCTTCAGATGATCAACCATGAATATCCTCTGATTAAGCATAAGTTGAAGGTTATTCAAGTGTTAAATTTATTCAAGTGTTGAATGAAATTTTCAATATCACAGGAGGTCCTGAAGGAAATCCACACTTCCTGCAGGGAAATGTTTTTTATCATTGATAACATCAATTACGAGCTCTGCAGTTTCCTCCGGCGAGATATCCGTTGTGTCTATCTCGTTCACCCGTTCCCCATGGATCTGGTAAGCTTCACAGGTGCATACAGCAAGGGCTTCTGCTTC is a genomic window of Methanobacterium congolense containing:
- the ftsY gene encoding signal recognition particle-docking protein FtsY — its product is MFESLKKKLSGTVGKISDKLADEIPEETEEKIEAKEEASKTVPSEDTSEIPSEESSLAEETEEKPSVDEKTAEPEEKPSKKSGLMGFLRGKSSSEEDETAGGDVESQVSSEAEPDTSGADSTSSEIIEEAEEKSGILSFVSHKTISEKDIDDILFELEMALLEGDVALEVAEKIVSSVKEDLVGRKIRRRSDVADFTKEALKNAISEILNVETPDINELLLNSRETGEPLKLMFVGINGTGKTTTIAKVATHFIEKGYTPVIAAADTFRAGAIEQITHHADKIGVKIIKHQKGADPAAVAFDAVAHARAKGKELVLVDTAGRMQTNTNLMDEMKKIKRVIKPDMIIFVGDALTGNDAVEQAQKFDDAVGVNGIILTKADADAKGGAALSIGYVIQKPILFLGLGQSYGDIMEFKPEWMVEQIFGE
- the pfdA gene encoding prefoldin subunit alpha — protein: MEDRQKLQALVDELNMYQGQAELLQQQIEGLQATITDITIAKDTLKAISGKDDTETMVPIGAGSFVMTELKNTDEVVVSLGAGVAVKKKIADAEETLEDQKKELEGVLQKMNSDLQKITNYIMKKSPEAEALLQKVEGQDQ
- the rpl18a gene encoding 50S ribosomal protein L18Ae encodes the protein MKTKIFRIQGKFMMGNDLKPFTRELKSISEDDIREKIYSEFGSKHRINRKKIFIDEIAEITAEEAIDPLIKALSRE
- a CDS encoding translation initiation factor IF-6, translated to MIRRINMGGSPNLGVALSVTEKVAIAPQNIQEGMVDLIKECLDVPVIKTPVSGSNLPGALTCGNSNGFIVSKYAFDSEIEAIKASGVEVERIPDKLTAVGNIILANDFGAIVNPLLSDKSVELIADVLDVEVQRGTIANFKITGSVAAATNKGALVHPSTTQEEMEVIERVLNVPADVGTVNSGTKLVGACTAANSNGVIVGINTTGPELARIEEAFGFLEGYL
- a CDS encoding 50S ribosomal protein L31e yields the protein MERVYVIPLRDVKKVPRTIRSPRAVRYIKTFLEKHMKSDDIKLDASVNEKVWERGIQKIPSRIKVKATKEEDGSVSVTLAE
- a CDS encoding 50S ribosomal protein L39e is translated as MSRNKPLAKKLRLAKAGKQNRRVPLWVMLKTSRKVRAHPKMRQWRRSKVKA
- a CDS encoding DUF7411 family protein produces the protein MNACVLYSGGKDSSLMAVILQRLGYEVELVTVNFGTFPSWKAAAESASNLGFKHRVLEADKKVLESAVDTIIQDGFPNNGINHVHLHALEVASLNYDLIADGTRRDDRVPKLRLNQIQSFEDRNHVQYMTLAGFGHRTIEDLSKRLFTVKKELTSMKNNSDYEIEIRHMIGEREGEEAAFNIFPEHVQSRVIGWRENE
- a CDS encoding DNA-binding protein; translation: MSDIEELRRKRMQQLQQQASQQASQQAAQAESQERMRQELEAQKRQAMMQILTPEARSRLANIRLTKPEFVDQIELQLIQLAQMGRIKSQISDDELKVLLTKLAGQKREIKITRK
- a CDS encoding 30S ribosomal protein S19e, producing MTTIYDVPADSLISEVAKELSENKKVNPPEWTSFVKTGVHKERRPENPDWWYVRCASILRKVYMDGPVGINSLKTYYGGKKDRGTNPEKFKKGSGAIIRGALHQLEDAGFVAKAGDEGRIITPAGKSFLDKTSNQIIKDIPELSKY
- a CDS encoding YhbY family RNA-binding protein, producing MNRSLSTITINIGKSGVNESVIEEIKRQLKAHEVIKIRFSKGISTEKQNFIKEITEKSKSTLIDFRGNVAVLFKKKR
- a CDS encoding ribonuclease P protein component 4, which encodes MLKIAEERINILFEMADEEFAQHPERSNRYVQMARNIAKKYNIKMPALWKRRFCKECKSFLKPGENCRVRLSNSCVTIRCLECGNTIIIPYVNEQKYRRRMKIEHTSQEGTDE